A region from the Melioribacter roseus P3M-2 genome encodes:
- a CDS encoding alpha/beta hydrolase — protein MLKKIIVLITFIPLTLSAQAGKVYDNLSMKSEVLKGERKYAIYLPPDYETSERSYPVLYLLHGYGDDQAGWIQFGEVLHIADKAIKEGKATPMIIVMPNADVPYRGYVNRPETDYRYEDFFINEFIPYIEKTYRIRSQKRYRAIAGLSMGGEGTFIYALHHPELFSSACPLSAATGPSNADSLNNYYILRGIENLSKEKALEFYNNYNVVNLINNLPAGQLKSVRWYIDCGDDDFLTIMNSEVHIAMTKKGIPHEFRMRDGAHNWTYWRESLPNVLKFVSDAFHQY, from the coding sequence ATGTTAAAAAAAATTATTGTACTGATTACTTTCATACCGCTGACGCTTTCGGCTCAAGCGGGCAAAGTATATGATAATCTCTCGATGAAATCGGAAGTACTAAAAGGCGAAAGAAAGTATGCAATTTATCTGCCGCCCGATTATGAAACATCGGAAAGAAGTTATCCCGTTCTGTATTTATTGCACGGGTATGGCGACGACCAGGCGGGCTGGATTCAGTTTGGCGAAGTGCTTCACATAGCCGACAAAGCAATTAAGGAGGGTAAAGCCACTCCGATGATTATTGTAATGCCGAACGCCGACGTTCCATACCGAGGATACGTTAACCGTCCCGAGACCGATTATCGGTATGAAGATTTTTTCATTAACGAATTCATACCGTACATCGAAAAAACGTACAGAATCCGGTCGCAGAAACGCTACCGCGCTATTGCGGGACTGTCGATGGGCGGCGAAGGAACATTCATCTATGCGCTGCATCATCCGGAACTTTTTTCGTCCGCATGCCCGTTAAGCGCCGCTACCGGTCCGTCAAACGCCGACAGTCTGAATAATTATTATATACTGAGAGGTATAGAAAATTTATCGAAAGAAAAAGCTCTGGAATTTTACAATAACTATAACGTGGTTAACCTGATAAACAATTTACCTGCCGGACAGTTGAAGTCCGTTCGATGGTATATCGATTGCGGCGACGACGATTTTCTTACAATCATGAATTCGGAAGTTCATATTGCAATGACAAAGAAAGGAATACCGCACGAGTTCAGAATGAGAGACGGCGCGCACAATTGGACATACTGGCGCGAATCGCTGCCGAACGTGCTTAAATTTGTATCCGACGCTTTTCATCAATATTGA